Proteins from a single region of Pedobacter cryoconitis:
- a CDS encoding type I restriction enzyme HsdR N-terminal domain-containing protein — MAFTPTALNLPQHPFRITQKEEQYFIFDEVRKKHLVLTPEEWVRQHFIHYLINDKKFPRSLIQIEGGLNLNQLQKRTDIVIFNTSGERIMVIECKAPSIKISQGVFDQAARYNSVHKAKWLVVTNGLKHCYAQIDHAASQFLFIEELPEYSLL; from the coding sequence ATGGCATTTACACCTACAGCATTGAACTTACCGCAGCATCCTTTCCGGATAACCCAGAAAGAAGAGCAGTACTTTATTTTTGATGAAGTGCGGAAGAAACATCTCGTTTTAACCCCTGAAGAATGGGTAAGGCAGCATTTTATCCATTATTTGATAAATGATAAAAAATTCCCAAGGTCTTTGATACAAATTGAAGGCGGACTAAACCTGAATCAACTTCAAAAAAGAACCGATATTGTTATTTTTAACACCAGTGGAGAAAGAATCATGGTGATAGAGTGCAAAGCTCCCTCCATTAAAATCTCTCAGGGTGTATTTGATCAGGCTGCCAGATATAACTCAGTACACAAAGCCAAATGGCTTGTAGTGACTAATGGCCTGAAGCATTGCTATGCACAAATCGATCATGCCGCTTCTCAATTTTTATTTATTGAAGAACTCCCTGAATATTCTTTGCTGTAA
- the holA gene encoding DNA polymerase III subunit delta, protein MTAADIIKDLKAKKFKPVYLLHGEEPYYIDQIIHYMEDHILNDMEKGFNQTVLYGKDTDMATILNAAKRYPMMSDYQLIVVKEAQDLKWSKETEGSSKEAEFIQNYFEKPLDSTILVLGYKYANFDKRKKIFKSITKSGVVFQSDPVRDYKLAQWIEELVKGMGAKIAPQASALMAEYLGADLSKISNELEKLLLNISKETIIDTDLVQRNIGISKEYNVFELQKALASRNVLKCNQIINYFADNPKANPMVMVMANLNSYFSKILKYHYLQNKGDAAKELGVNPYFVKDYETAARNYNLNKTFDIISLLREYDLKSKGVDSTGNITDGELLKELLFKMIH, encoded by the coding sequence ATGACTGCTGCTGATATTATCAAAGACCTCAAAGCTAAAAAATTCAAGCCTGTTTATCTTTTGCATGGTGAAGAACCCTATTATATCGACCAGATTATTCACTATATGGAAGATCACATATTGAATGATATGGAGAAAGGTTTCAACCAGACTGTATTGTACGGTAAAGATACAGATATGGCCACGATTTTAAATGCAGCAAAACGTTATCCGATGATGTCGGACTATCAGCTGATCGTGGTGAAAGAGGCGCAGGATCTGAAGTGGTCTAAAGAGACAGAAGGAAGCAGCAAAGAGGCTGAGTTTATTCAGAATTATTTTGAGAAGCCGCTGGACAGTACCATTCTTGTGCTGGGGTATAAATACGCGAATTTTGATAAACGTAAAAAGATATTCAAATCAATTACTAAAAGCGGAGTTGTCTTTCAGTCTGATCCAGTAAGGGATTACAAACTGGCACAGTGGATTGAGGAACTCGTGAAGGGGATGGGGGCAAAGATCGCCCCGCAGGCATCAGCCCTGATGGCGGAGTATCTGGGTGCTGATTTATCTAAAATATCAAATGAGCTGGAGAAGTTATTGTTGAATATCAGTAAAGAGACTATTATTGATACTGATCTCGTGCAGCGTAACATTGGTATTAGTAAAGAGTATAATGTTTTTGAATTGCAGAAGGCACTGGCTTCACGTAATGTGCTGAAATGTAATCAGATTATTAATTACTTCGCTGATAATCCGAAAGCCAATCCAATGGTGATGGTCATGGCAAATCTAAATAGCTACTTCTCGAAAATCCTGAAATATCATTATTTGCAGAACAAAGGTGACGCAGCCAAAGAACTTGGTGTAAATCCTTATTTTGTAAAGGACTATGAAACTGCGGCCAGAAATTATAACCTCAATAAAACATTTGATATTATCAGTTTGCTCAGAGAGTATGATTTGAAGAGTAAAGGAGTGGACAGTACAGGTAATATTACAGACGGAGAATTATTGAAAGAATTATTGTTTAAGATGATCCATTAG
- a CDS encoding EVE domain-containing protein produces MNYFLVKSEPFKYSWEQFNKDGRTFWDGVRNYQARNNLKLMKEGDLVLFYHSNEGKHVVGVAKVVREFYQDPTTDDANWVVVDLVPVETLKNPVTLEQVKAEESLKDISLVRQGRLSVMELKATEFDKILEMGS; encoded by the coding sequence ATGAATTATTTCTTAGTCAAATCAGAACCTTTTAAATATAGCTGGGAACAGTTTAATAAAGACGGAAGAACCTTTTGGGACGGTGTACGTAACTATCAGGCACGCAATAATCTCAAATTGATGAAAGAGGGAGATCTTGTTCTTTTTTATCATAGCAATGAGGGCAAACATGTAGTCGGAGTTGCCAAAGTAGTCAGAGAGTTTTATCAGGACCCAACTACTGATGATGCGAACTGGGTGGTTGTAGATCTTGTGCCTGTAGAAACTTTGAAAAATCCGGTCACTTTAGAGCAGGTCAAAGCTGAAGAGAGCCTGAAGGACATTTCCTTAGTCAGACAAGGCCGTTTGTCAGTGATGGAGTTAAAAGCTACTGAATTCGATAAGATCCTGGAAATGGGCAGCTAG
- a CDS encoding sodium:proton antiporter, whose amino-acid sequence MTTYTTLIILSGLVIFSYLFDLVASKTKLPSVLLLLLLGIGLHVLVDQLHIQTFDFLKVLPTLGTVGLILIVFEGALELKYEREKNKLIRGAFLSAFFILAATVSAITFIIYQITGQDFYRCFTNAIPFSVISSAIAIPSAAALTGKSKEFIIYESSFSDILGIILFNFAVTNPHISISSFTGLGLSTLLIIILSIISCILLLYLMGKISHHIKFFLIISILILVYAVGQSYHLSSLVLVLSFGLFLNNADAIEHFYFRSMFIYKNLSKDLEQLHQLSAETAFIIRTFFFVIFGFTMNIYELNNGITLMNGVFILMTIYLIRIIYLKLFRKENSGTESVIAPRGLISILLYYNLPPSLRLPEIGTSFLFLVVLGSSLVMSIGLLASKKMVKAEVPA is encoded by the coding sequence ATGACCACGTACACTACATTGATTATTCTGAGCGGACTGGTCATATTTTCTTATCTCTTTGATCTGGTAGCGAGCAAAACAAAGCTACCTTCGGTTTTACTGCTTTTGCTACTGGGAATCGGTTTGCATGTTCTGGTGGATCAGCTGCACATTCAGACTTTTGATTTTTTAAAAGTACTACCTACGCTGGGTACAGTAGGCCTGATCTTAATTGTTTTTGAAGGAGCACTGGAATTAAAATATGAGCGGGAAAAGAATAAGCTGATCAGAGGAGCTTTTCTCTCCGCTTTTTTTATTCTGGCTGCAACGGTTTCTGCAATCACGTTTATTATTTACCAGATTACCGGGCAGGATTTCTACCGCTGTTTTACCAATGCGATTCCTTTTAGCGTCATCAGTTCTGCAATTGCCATTCCTTCTGCCGCTGCGCTGACCGGTAAAAGCAAGGAATTTATTATCTACGAGTCCTCGTTTTCAGATATCCTGGGAATTATATTGTTCAATTTTGCAGTAACCAATCCACATATCTCTATTTCTTCTTTCACAGGATTAGGCCTGAGCACGCTATTGATTATTATCCTGTCCATCATCTCCTGCATCTTACTGCTGTATTTGATGGGGAAAATCTCCCATCATATCAAGTTCTTCCTGATTATTTCCATCCTGATCCTTGTGTATGCCGTAGGCCAGTCTTATCATTTATCCTCGTTGGTACTGGTACTTTCCTTTGGATTGTTCTTAAACAATGCAGATGCAATTGAACATTTCTATTTCAGAAGTATGTTTATCTATAAGAATTTATCAAAGGATCTGGAACAGCTGCATCAATTATCAGCTGAAACGGCTTTTATTATCCGCACCTTTTTCTTTGTAATCTTTGGTTTCACCATGAATATCTATGAGCTGAACAATGGGATTACCCTGATGAACGGCGTCTTCATTCTGATGACTATTTACCTGATCAGGATCATTTATTTAAAGTTATTCAGAAAAGAGAACAGTGGAACGGAGAGCGTCATTGCTCCCCGCGGACTGATCAGTATTTTATTATATTATAACCTACCTCCGTCATTACGACTGCCGGAGATCGGTACTTCCTTCTTGTTCCTTGTGGTATTAGGGTCAAGTTTAGTGATGAGCATAGGCCTTTTGGCCAGTAAAAAAATGGTGAAAGCAGAAGTCCCTGCCTAG
- a CDS encoding acyl-CoA thioesterase, with protein MSTIVKNPKNSFTIMNELVLPNDTNTLNNLMGGRLLHWMDIAAAISAQKHCNRIVVTASVDNVSFKQPIKLGDVITIEAKVTRAFHTSVEVRMDVWAENIPSGTRVKSNEAYYTFVAVDQSGRTIPVPELLPETEDEIELYAGALRRRQLRLILAGKMKANDAIELKALFFNE; from the coding sequence ATGAGCACAATAGTAAAAAATCCTAAAAATTCGTTCACAATTATGAACGAATTGGTTCTACCCAATGACACCAATACGCTAAACAATTTAATGGGTGGCAGGTTACTGCACTGGATGGATATCGCTGCTGCGATTTCAGCACAAAAACACTGTAACCGGATTGTCGTTACTGCTTCAGTAGATAATGTATCGTTCAAACAGCCTATTAAATTAGGTGATGTAATTACGATTGAAGCGAAAGTAACCCGTGCTTTTCATACTTCTGTAGAAGTGCGTATGGATGTGTGGGCCGAAAACATTCCTTCAGGAACCCGTGTTAAATCCAATGAAGCTTACTATACTTTTGTAGCAGTTGATCAGAGTGGCAGAACAATTCCTGTTCCTGAACTGTTACCTGAAACAGAAGATGAGATTGAATTATATGCAGGTGCATTAAGAAGAAGACAATTACGTTTGATCTTAGCCGGCAAAATGAAAGCGAATGACGCTATTGAACTAAAGGCTTTATTCTTCAACGAATAG
- the amyA gene encoding alpha-amylase, protein MSNQTLIQYFHWYYDEEQKLWQKATEQAPALKEIGITGVWFPPSYKSTEGADSVGYDCYDLFDLGEFDQKNSVPTKYGTKDEYLQAINALHEQQLMVLADVVFNHKAGADELEKIPVRRVAEDNREEYTSDVFEIEAWTKFTFPGRKGKYSEFIWDKSCFSGIDWAENLQETSIFSIQNEYGEGWEDVPSDELGNYDYLMFNDIEFRNKAVREELKRWGEWYYETTGVDGFRLDAVKHIATDYLKEWLDHMNAKFDKQFFIIAENWVVDDVMKLRSYIDLTEGRMQLFDSMLHLNFHTAADAGDTYDLSKIFENTLVESHPQLSITFVDNHDSQPLQDLETYVDFWFRPLAYALILLREQGIPCVFYTDLYGAKYTDHDDEGNEAEVELVALESLPLMTKLRRDLAYGFQRDYLDHPNCIGWTREGIPELENSGIAVVLSNGEQGTKKMEMGMGHAGKTFIDVLGYRKEEITIDENGWAEFFCEAGSVSVWITKGI, encoded by the coding sequence ATGAGTAACCAAACGCTGATCCAGTATTTTCACTGGTACTATGACGAAGAACAAAAATTATGGCAAAAAGCTACAGAACAAGCTCCTGCGTTAAAAGAAATCGGGATTACCGGCGTTTGGTTCCCGCCATCCTATAAATCTACAGAAGGTGCAGATTCTGTGGGTTATGATTGTTACGACCTTTTCGACTTAGGAGAATTTGATCAGAAAAACAGCGTGCCGACTAAGTATGGAACGAAAGATGAATATCTGCAAGCCATTAATGCTTTACATGAACAGCAGCTTATGGTACTCGCAGATGTAGTCTTTAACCATAAAGCAGGGGCCGATGAGCTGGAAAAAATACCTGTACGCAGAGTTGCTGAAGATAACAGAGAAGAATATACTTCAGATGTTTTTGAAATTGAGGCCTGGACAAAGTTCACTTTCCCCGGTAGAAAAGGGAAATATTCTGAGTTTATCTGGGATAAAAGCTGTTTCAGCGGAATCGACTGGGCTGAGAATTTACAGGAAACTTCTATATTCTCTATACAAAATGAGTATGGAGAAGGTTGGGAAGACGTACCTTCTGATGAATTGGGTAACTATGATTACCTGATGTTTAATGATATTGAATTCAGGAATAAGGCTGTTCGTGAAGAGTTGAAGCGTTGGGGAGAATGGTATTATGAAACCACAGGGGTAGATGGGTTCCGTTTAGATGCTGTTAAACACATAGCGACAGATTATCTGAAGGAGTGGCTTGATCACATGAATGCAAAGTTTGATAAGCAATTCTTTATTATAGCTGAAAACTGGGTAGTGGACGATGTGATGAAATTGAGGAGTTATATTGACCTGACTGAAGGTAGAATGCAATTGTTTGATTCGATGTTACATCTTAACTTCCATACCGCAGCTGATGCCGGCGATACTTATGATCTGAGTAAAATATTTGAAAATACGCTGGTAGAATCTCATCCGCAACTGTCGATTACATTTGTCGATAACCACGATTCACAACCACTACAGGATCTGGAGACCTATGTTGATTTCTGGTTTCGTCCATTGGCTTATGCCTTAATCCTTTTAAGAGAACAGGGGATACCTTGCGTATTTTATACGGATTTATACGGCGCTAAATATACAGATCATGATGATGAAGGGAACGAGGCAGAAGTTGAACTGGTTGCACTGGAAAGCCTTCCTTTAATGACTAAGCTGCGCAGGGATCTGGCTTATGGTTTTCAACGTGATTACCTGGATCATCCTAACTGTATCGGATGGACAAGAGAGGGAATACCAGAACTTGAAAATTCGGGTATTGCAGTAGTATTAAGCAATGGAGAACAAGGGACTAAGAAAATGGAAATGGGGATGGGACATGCCGGCAAAACATTCATCGATGTATTGGGCTATAGAAAAGAAGAAATAACGATTGATGAAAACGGCTGGGCTGAATTCTTTTGTGAAGCCGGAAGTGTTTCTGTCTGGATTACAAAAGGTATTTAA
- a CDS encoding DUF5103 domain-containing protein produces the protein MIRTGILLFLCLFSLQTLQAQQKFTYDNQVYSPQIKTVQLYNTQKEQSIPVLALGTSEKLSFSFDDLRGGSKNYWYTVEHCTYDWKSSNLSVLDYLDGMNEDRIIDYAYSSKTLQKFTHYSLTFPNDQIKPKISGNYLLKVYENGDVNRPVLSQRFYITDPQVNIQSEVVPSNDVALRFSHQKININILHTNPIQNPYQDIKLVLMQNGNPLTAKLNTKPTYVKPGSLIYNDLDGNNFMGSNEFRKFDFRSVRYKGEHVQDLFTDSTNNVVLFTDVNGTAPKYTQQIDENGAFFIRNQDNIDNDTDSDYGHIQFSLNTAAPGKDGDIYVVGRFNNFTLTEGNKLSYVAAKKKYYGSMYLKQGLYDYQYVWKDNTTGNVDCTVLEGSFFETENTYQAFVYFRRPGSRWDELIGYSLFNNLQKK, from the coding sequence ATGATCAGAACCGGAATATTGCTCTTTTTATGTTTGTTTAGCCTGCAAACTTTGCAGGCACAGCAGAAATTTACGTACGATAACCAAGTTTATTCTCCGCAAATCAAAACTGTACAGCTTTACAATACACAAAAAGAGCAATCTATCCCGGTCCTGGCTTTAGGAACTTCAGAAAAACTGAGTTTTTCTTTTGATGACCTGAGAGGCGGAAGTAAAAACTACTGGTACACGGTAGAACATTGTACGTATGATTGGAAGTCTTCTAATTTATCTGTACTGGATTACCTGGACGGTATGAATGAAGACCGCATTATTGACTATGCTTATTCTTCTAAAACACTTCAAAAATTCACCCATTATTCTCTTACTTTCCCTAATGATCAGATTAAGCCTAAGATTTCAGGTAATTATCTGTTAAAAGTTTATGAAAATGGTGACGTGAACAGGCCCGTACTGTCACAGCGCTTTTATATCACTGACCCGCAGGTTAATATTCAGTCTGAGGTTGTTCCCAGTAATGATGTTGCTTTAAGATTCAGCCACCAGAAAATAAACATTAACATTCTTCACACCAATCCAATTCAGAACCCTTATCAGGATATTAAATTGGTGCTGATGCAGAATGGCAATCCGCTAACTGCAAAATTGAATACCAAACCTACTTATGTTAAACCAGGTTCACTGATTTATAATGATCTGGACGGAAATAATTTCATGGGCAGTAATGAATTCAGGAAATTTGATTTCCGCAGCGTGCGTTACAAAGGGGAACATGTACAGGATCTGTTTACAGATAGTACCAATAACGTAGTTTTATTTACAGATGTGAATGGCACAGCGCCCAAATACACTCAGCAAATTGATGAGAACGGCGCGTTTTTTATTCGCAATCAGGATAACATAGACAATGATACTGATAGCGATTACGGACACATTCAATTCAGCTTAAATACGGCTGCCCCTGGTAAAGATGGCGATATTTATGTAGTTGGCAGGTTTAATAATTTCACGCTTACTGAAGGGAATAAACTGAGTTATGTAGCTGCTAAAAAGAAATATTATGGCAGTATGTATTTAAAACAGGGTTTATATGATTATCAGTATGTCTGGAAAGATAATACCACAGGAAATGTAGACTGTACCGTTTTGGAGGGCTCTTTCTTTGAAACAGAAAACACTTACCAGGCTTTCGTATATTTCCGCAGACCAGGCAGCAGATGGGACGAACTCATCGGATACAGCCTGTTTAATAATCTGCAGAAAAAATAA
- a CDS encoding ABC-F family ATP-binding cassette domain-containing protein, which yields MISINDLTFLIGSRALYDEANWHIKPGERIGLIGANGTGKSTLLKIIVGEYAPSSGSISMSKDLKIGYLNQDLLSYESHHTILHVAMEAFERQNQIHDEIEELLKKIETDYSEEVLNKLSDKQQEFEALDGYNIEYKANEILAGLGFSTTDQHRPLNTFSGGWRMRVMLAKILLQTPDILLLDEPTNHMDLPSIKWLETYLAGFEGAIVIVSHDRYFLDKIVNRTVESRKGKLTTYAGNYTYYLEEKSLRGEIQKGEFKNQQAKIKQEEKLIERFRAKASKAKMAQSRMKALDKMERVDDVDDDNPTVNFSFKFTKPSGRHVIRIENATKRYPNIDILENAEAVIEKGDKIALIGANGKGKSTLLRMVAGVEAFEGSCETGHNVTTTFFAQHQLESLHLGNTILEELQAFAPKHTDTELRSILGCFLFTGDDVFKKIKVLSGGEKSRVALAKSLTTDSNFLILDEPTNHLDIQSVNILIQALKQFEGTFIAVSHDRYFLDNVANKIWFIEEEQIKQYPGTYAEYEVWNSKREIPVAKSIPVKQEKEVKAKAEPKPVTVSSQQQLKKLNDQLQKVELETVELEKNVKTIENELADEAVYSDQAKLAEANKKYQSAKQLLDTAQSKWENLAAEIMELE from the coding sequence ATGATTTCGATAAACGACTTAACATTCCTTATAGGTTCCCGGGCTTTATACGACGAGGCGAACTGGCACATCAAACCGGGAGAAAGAATTGGCCTTATTGGTGCCAATGGAACTGGAAAATCTACACTTTTAAAAATAATAGTAGGAGAATACGCACCCTCATCCGGGTCAATTTCAATGTCTAAAGATTTAAAAATAGGCTATTTGAACCAGGATTTGCTTTCATATGAATCTCACCATACCATTTTACATGTGGCCATGGAGGCTTTTGAGCGCCAGAACCAGATACATGATGAAATTGAAGAACTCTTAAAAAAGATAGAAACAGATTATTCTGAAGAGGTATTAAACAAACTGAGCGATAAGCAACAGGAGTTTGAAGCATTGGATGGTTATAATATTGAATATAAAGCAAATGAGATCCTTGCAGGTTTAGGATTCAGCACAACCGATCAGCACCGTCCGCTGAACACTTTCTCCGGAGGATGGAGAATGCGTGTAATGCTTGCGAAGATTCTGTTACAGACTCCCGATATCCTGTTACTGGATGAGCCGACCAACCACATGGATTTACCTTCCATTAAATGGTTAGAGACTTACTTGGCTGGATTTGAAGGCGCGATTGTAATTGTATCTCACGATAGGTACTTCCTGGATAAAATTGTAAACCGTACAGTGGAATCCCGCAAAGGAAAATTAACGACCTATGCTGGTAACTATACCTACTATCTGGAAGAGAAGTCTTTACGTGGAGAAATCCAAAAAGGAGAGTTCAAGAATCAGCAGGCTAAAATCAAGCAGGAAGAAAAACTGATTGAACGTTTCAGAGCTAAAGCGAGTAAAGCTAAAATGGCACAGTCCCGCATGAAAGCGCTGGATAAAATGGAACGTGTAGATGACGTGGATGATGATAACCCAACTGTAAACTTCAGCTTTAAGTTTACCAAGCCTTCTGGCCGTCACGTAATCCGCATTGAGAATGCAACAAAGAGATACCCTAACATTGACATTCTGGAAAATGCAGAAGCTGTCATTGAAAAAGGAGATAAAATTGCTTTAATTGGTGCCAACGGTAAGGGTAAGTCTACCTTATTGAGAATGGTTGCTGGCGTGGAAGCTTTCGAAGGATCTTGTGAAACAGGACATAATGTAACGACTACTTTCTTTGCGCAGCATCAGCTGGAGTCTTTACACCTGGGTAACACGATTCTGGAAGAGTTACAGGCTTTCGCTCCTAAACATACAGATACTGAACTCCGTTCTATTCTGGGTTGTTTCCTTTTTACAGGAGATGATGTGTTTAAGAAAATTAAAGTCCTTTCCGGAGGTGAGAAATCAAGGGTTGCTTTAGCGAAATCATTAACGACAGATTCTAACTTCCTGATTCTGGATGAGCCAACGAATCACCTGGACATACAATCGGTAAATATCCTGATCCAGGCCTTGAAACAGTTCGAAGGAACATTCATTGCGGTATCCCATGATAGGTACTTCTTAGATAATGTAGCCAACAAAATCTGGTTTATTGAAGAAGAGCAAATCAAACAATACCCTGGAACTTATGCAGAGTATGAAGTTTGGAACAGTAAAAGAGAAATTCCAGTTGCCAAAAGCATCCCTGTAAAACAGGAAAAGGAAGTGAAAGCTAAAGCGGAACCGAAACCAGTTACAGTAAGCAGTCAGCAGCAATTGAAAAAACTAAATGATCAGTTACAGAAAGTCGAACTGGAAACTGTTGAGTTAGAAAAGAATGTAAAGACGATTGAAAATGAACTTGCTGATGAAGCAGTTTACTCAGATCAGGCAAAACTTGCTGAAGCCAATAAAAAATATCAGAGTGCAAAACAGTTGTTAGATACTGCCCAGAGTAAGTGGGAAAATCTTGCAGCAGAAATCATGGAATTAGAATAA
- a CDS encoding quinone-dependent dihydroorotate dehydrogenase, with protein MYRLIKPLFFKFDPEKVHYFVVQRLKWFHEHFPLGKTIIRSSFDIHIKGLEREVFGIKFRNPVGLAAGFDKNGEYIEALSDLGFGFIEVGTVTPLPQPGNDQPRMFRLTEDEAIINRMGFNNKGVDTLAERLRVLKLKDKSIVIGGNIGKNKNTPNEDAVSDYVKCFDRLFDVVDYFVVNVSSPNTPGLRALQEKEPLTLLLKTLQERNHKDGISRPILLKIAPDLTNEQLDDIVEIVMEAGIAGVIATNTTIDRSGLTTAAEIANEAGGLSGKPLTVRSTEVIRYLSQKSNKAFPIIGVGGIHSPQDAKDKIEAGASLVQLYTGFIYEGPGIVKRICKALV; from the coding sequence ATGTATCGTTTAATCAAGCCTTTATTTTTCAAATTTGACCCGGAGAAAGTTCATTACTTCGTAGTCCAGCGACTAAAATGGTTCCATGAACACTTCCCTTTAGGTAAAACTATCATCAGAAGTAGTTTTGATATTCATATCAAAGGACTGGAACGTGAAGTTTTTGGTATCAAATTCAGAAATCCAGTAGGCCTTGCCGCAGGGTTTGATAAAAACGGAGAATATATCGAAGCGTTAAGTGACCTTGGGTTCGGATTTATCGAAGTAGGGACGGTAACGCCTTTGCCTCAGCCGGGAAATGATCAGCCGCGAATGTTCCGGCTAACTGAAGATGAAGCGATCATCAACAGAATGGGGTTCAACAATAAAGGGGTAGATACCCTGGCAGAACGTTTACGGGTATTGAAGCTGAAAGATAAAAGTATCGTGATTGGCGGGAATATCGGTAAAAATAAAAATACACCGAATGAAGATGCTGTTTCTGATTATGTGAAATGTTTTGACCGTTTATTCGATGTGGTAGATTATTTTGTAGTCAATGTCAGTTCTCCAAATACGCCGGGCTTAAGAGCTTTGCAGGAAAAAGAGCCGTTAACCTTACTGCTTAAAACTTTACAGGAGCGTAACCATAAGGATGGGATATCCAGGCCTATTTTATTAAAAATTGCACCTGATCTGACTAATGAGCAATTGGATGATATTGTAGAAATCGTGATGGAAGCTGGTATTGCGGGCGTAATTGCGACGAATACTACTATTGACAGGTCAGGTTTAACCACAGCGGCAGAAATAGCGAATGAAGCAGGTGGTTTAAGTGGTAAACCCTTAACCGTACGTTCAACAGAGGTGATCAGGTATTTATCTCAGAAATCAAATAAGGCATTCCCGATTATAGGTGTAGGAGGGATTCATTCTCCGCAGGATGCTAAAGATAAAATTGAAGCGGGTGCTTCACTGGTACAATTGTATACCGGTTTCATTTACGAAGGTCCGGGTATTGTGAAAAGAATCTGTAAAGCATTGGTTTAA
- a CDS encoding spore protein, with amino-acid sequence MAVTRLKRKDRKNKTTSRLEVKTLKLATNIELGSRSQQPKKDQLAKNNLLLDQLSAALRA; translated from the coding sequence ATGGCAGTTACAAGACTAAAAAGAAAAGACAGAAAGAATAAAACAACTTCACGTTTAGAGGTTAAAACTTTGAAACTAGCTACAAACATTGAATTAGGTAGTCGTTCACAACAACCTAAAAAAGATCAGTTAGCTAAAAACAATCTTTTATTAGATCAGCTTTCTGCGGCTTTAAGAGCATAA
- a CDS encoding TrmH family RNA methyltransferase: protein MLSKSQISFIKSLHQKKYRKAHGLFIIEGIKSIVEFIPSAYQIHSIYFLAQYQSLLPKLPSNIKLFEVNNAELEKISTLQAPQGILALVHIPETAAFDKSTLQNNFSLVLDGIQDPGNLGTIIRTADWFGFKNVICSLNTVEVYNPKTVQATMGSLCRVNVSYQELPVWLKDIKLPVFGAMLNGNSLYETKWGTEGLVILGNEGQGVSDEVKILINNPVTIPRVGEADSLNVAVSAAIFCADISRNLQK from the coding sequence ATGCTTTCAAAGTCTCAGATAAGTTTTATAAAATCGTTACATCAAAAAAAGTACCGCAAAGCGCATGGGCTATTTATTATTGAAGGAATAAAATCAATAGTAGAATTCATTCCTTCAGCTTACCAGATTCATAGTATCTATTTTCTGGCCCAATACCAGTCTTTACTACCTAAATTACCTTCAAATATAAAGTTATTTGAAGTAAACAACGCCGAATTAGAGAAGATTAGTACTTTGCAGGCCCCACAAGGCATTCTGGCACTGGTTCATATCCCTGAAACTGCTGCTTTTGATAAAAGTACCTTGCAAAATAATTTTTCTCTTGTCCTGGATGGCATACAGGATCCGGGGAACCTTGGGACAATTATCAGAACCGCTGACTGGTTTGGATTTAAAAACGTAATTTGTTCTTTGAACACGGTTGAAGTTTATAATCCGAAAACTGTACAGGCAACCATGGGTTCTTTGTGCAGGGTAAATGTGAGTTACCAGGAGCTGCCGGTCTGGTTGAAAGATATTAAACTTCCGGTTTTTGGTGCAATGTTGAATGGAAATAGTCTTTATGAAACAAAATGGGGAACTGAAGGCCTTGTCATTTTAGGCAATGAAGGACAGGGCGTGAGTGATGAAGTGAAAATTTTAATTAATAATCCGGTAACGATTCCAAGAGTTGGAGAGGCTGATTCATTGAACGTTGCGGTGTCGGCAGCAATCTTTTGTGCAGATATTAGTAGAAATTTGCAGAAATAA